A single genomic interval of Zingiber officinale cultivar Zhangliang chromosome 4A, Zo_v1.1, whole genome shotgun sequence harbors:
- the LOC121969332 gene encoding flavonoid 3',5'-hydroxylase 1-like yields the protein MAAGRIDSYLLGGGALLLALHFLLSRWLLRKTRSRLPLPPGPRGVPVLGALPLVGASAHSNLARLAARYGPIMSLRLGFHLCVVASDASSARAFLKTADAQFAHRPDPISARDVSYQRQNLVMSDATPTWKHMRKLCSLHLLGGKALADWAPTRRAEFRRLVDSLRRLHDAGQPVPIFDLLICTLANVVGTIAVGGRVFDDHGDESNKFKDVLSDMLTGGAQFNVGDFFPSIAWMDLQGIQAKMLSVHKRFDALVTGLFEEHQRTRESRRGAPDFIDKVMANKVSEDDGATISDVNVRALIFDLFTAGTDTSSVVVEWTLAELLRNPAILRRLQAETEAVVGRDRLLEESDIPNLPYLQAVCKEALRLHPSTPLMLPHFSHEDCEVGGFFIPKHTRLLVNVWAIGRDPAVWENPLTFDPDRFLPGGKGARYDPLGSDGNFGFIPFGAGRRSCAGKLVGMLFVQYLVGTLAHAFDWELPEGEEEIDMEAKPGLALPKAVPLKPFARPRLSPAAYV from the exons ATGGCTGCCGGCCGCATCGACTCTTACCTTTTGGGCGGCGGCGCCCTCTTGCTCGCCCTCCACTTCCTACTCAGCCGGTGGCTCCTCCGCAAGACTCGGTCGCGCCTCCCTCTGCCGCCGGGGCCTCGCGGCGTGCCCGTGCTCGGCGCCCTCCCCCTCGTCGGCGCAAGCGCGCACTCGAACCTCGCCCGGCTCGCCGCCCGCTACGGCCCCATCATGTCGCTCCGCCTCGGCTTCCACCTCTGCGTCGTCGCGTCCGACGCCTCCTCCGCCCGCGCCTTCCTCAAGACCGCCGACGCGCAGTTCGCCCACCGCCCCGACCCCATCAGCGCCCGCGACGTCAGCTACCAGCGCCAGAACCTGGTCATGTCCGACGCCACCCCGACGTGGAAGCACATGCGCAAGCTGTGCAGCCTCCACCTGCTCGGAGGCAAGGCCCTCGCCGACTGGGCCCCCACGCGCCGCGCCGAGTTCCGCCGCCTCGTCGACTCCCTCCGCCGCCTCCACGACGCCGGCCAGCCGGTCCCCATCTTCGACCTGCTCATCTGCACCCTCGCCAACGTGGTGGGGACCATCGCCGTCGGCGGAAGGGTCTTCGACGACCACGGCGACGAGTCCAACAAGTTCAAGGACGTGCTCTCCGACATGCTCACCGGCGGCGCGCAGTTCAACGTCGGCGACTTTTTCCCCTCGATTGCGTGGATGGACCTTCAG GGTATTCAAGCGAAGATGCTCAGCGTGCACAAGAGATTTGATGCCCTGGTGACGGGGTTGTTCGAGGAGCACCAAAGAACAAGGGAGAGTCGCCGTGGCGCCCCGGACTTCATCGACAAAGTGATGGCTAACAAGGTGTCGGAGGACGACGGCGCCACCATTTCCGACGTCAACGTCAGAGCCCTCATTTTT GACCTGTTCACTGCTGGCACTGACACGTCATCGGTCGTTGTGGAATGGACCCTCGCGGAGTTGCTGAGGAACCCGGCGATCCTCCGCCGGCTGCAGGCCGAGACGGAAGCGGTAGTGGGGCGCGACCGCCTGCTCGAGGAGTCCGACATCCCCAATCTGCCGTACCTTCAGGCGGTGTGCAAGGAGGCGCTGCGCCTGCACCCGTCGACGCCGCTGATGCTGCCCCACTTCAGCCACGAGGATTGCGAAGTGGGCGGGTTTTTCATCCCCAAGCACACGCGGCTGCTGGTCAACGTGTGGGCCATCGGCCGCGACCCCGCCGTGTGGGAGAACCCGCTGACCTTCGACCCCGACCGGTTTCTCCCCGGCGGGAAAGGCGCGCGGTACGACCCTCTGGGCAGCGACGGCAACTTCGGGTTCATCCCCTTCGGGGCGGGCCGGCGGTCGTGCGCAGGCAAGCTGGTGGGGATGCTTTTCGTGCAGTACCTGGTGGGCACGCTGGCGCACGCCTTCGACTGGGAGCTGCCGGAGGGGGAGGAGGAGATCGACATGGAGGCAAAGCCGGGGCTGGCGCTCCCCAAGGCCGTGCCCCTCAAGCCCTTCGCCCGCCCGCGCTTGTCGCCGGCGGCGTATGTTTGA